In a genomic window of Labeo rohita strain BAU-BD-2019 chromosome 20, IGBB_LRoh.1.0, whole genome shotgun sequence:
- the LOC127183355 gene encoding bromo adjacent homology domain-containing 1 protein, with translation MTHARRKASLSQYHGEGRDHVEGWSHGETVGGAWPAHSFREGKTKKGMAKKAKTGGQESHCLGKHSVKMDESTSKKGKSNVMSERHRKLYPLRGRGVTSDNEPLSCHVLLTRLDDETKMCEVDPNRVAGHKKTPKPCKKAGKSLKTKPEATFDKPTAQEPRKRRLASLNAEALNSLLLEKTDGPSGAKLVKKQAEGSSATEQTKPCSKRAEKSETCQNPKRTKTDEAEASLYAPTPRRLAGLNAAALLKLTSSTTANKQRIKTDNKSVCASGKHAVRCKPKAQTSKKHSWTQPEQEGACEVCKSRSLESKRTPDSHRLTKPGYHSMLGYRPVKLVKEEQVETELSPYYCCPPEGSVECCHRLALFLGQKAYGENEEHPVASVKHECLVPAHPALTLSAHPCLCAETCYSSYYVHIAHPGTASLSAPPLPCTHSPFCPRGLSGSKLLASSGIPHPAFCGSVGSPCYREACRVGGYAFSAVQPVASRTCSFSGNCSNCSHPIKTEEEHSCTLLVPPALPLSGCPSVPRVNPSSPVVPRLLSTMSDRRQAEVRLKVGKECPQNTKPSNGSLTMGHTRSSRKQPTTTPASAKHQKKGSRRQATNGWRPVGVPTEKEVFVAGDDETVLRQCYEGVERDGEVIRVRDTVLLRSGPRKKSLPYVAKISALWEDPRTGELMMSLFWYYRPEHTQGGRDPSMHCENEIFASRHQDENSVACIEDRCYVLPLAQYCRFCALVKRRSEGVSDRAQPVPRPSDSAVPSHRLVPDGVDPQLVYLCRHVYDFRYGRILKNLQ, from the exons ATGACCCATGCTCGGAGAAAAGCTTCCCTCAGCCAGTATCATGGCGAGGGGCGGGACCACGTAGAGGGCTGGTCACATGGTGAAACTGTGGGCGGAGCCTGGCCTGCGCATTCATTCCGAGAGGGCAAGACCAAGAAAGGCATGGCGAAGAAAGCCAAGACCGGTGGTCAGGAGAGTCACTGTTTGGGAAAACATTCAGTGAAAATGGATGAAAGTACAAGCAAGAAAGGAAAGTCCAACGTCATGAGCGAGCGCCATCGGAAGCTCTACCCGTTGCGAGGAAGGGGCGTCACTTCGGACAACGAGCCCTTGAGTTGTCACGTTCTGCTCACTCGCCTAGATGACGAGACCAAGATGTGTGAGGTGGATCCCAACAGAGTTGCAGGCCACAAAAAGACACCAAAACCCTGCAAGAAAGCAGGAAAAAGCCTCAAAACCAAACCAGAGGCCACCTTCGATAAACCTACAGCTCAGGAGCCACGTAAACGTAGACTAGCCTCGCTCAACGCCGAGGCGCTCAACAGTCTGCTGCTGGAGAAAACCGACGGACCGTCGGGTGCCAAACTCGTGAAGAAACAAGCCGAAGGTTCGTCCGCTACGGAACAAACAAAGCCCTGCTCGAAGAGAGCCGAGAAGTCCGAGACGTGCCAAAATCCCAAGCGGACGAAGACGGACGAGGCCGAAGCGAGTTTGTACGCTCCCACTCCCCGACGCTTGGCTGGACTCAACGCCGCCGCGCTGCTCAAGCTCACCAGCTCCACCACCGCAAACAAGCAGAGGATCAAAACGGACAATAAGAGCGTCTGCGCGTCAGGGAAGCATGCGGTCCGCTGCAAACCCAAAGCGCAGACGTCCAAGAAGCACAGTTGGACGCAGCCGGAACAGGAAGGTGCCTGCGAAGTGTGCAAAAGCAGGAGCTTGGAGTCAAAACGGACTCCAGACAGTCACCGTTTGACTAAACCAGGATACCACAGCATGCTGGGATATCGTCCTGTGAAGCTGGTGAAGGAGGAGCAGGTGGAAACGGAACTGAGTCCGTACTACTGCTGTCCGCCGGAGGGTTCGGTGGAGTGTTGCCACCGGCTAGCGCTCTTCCTCGGCCAGAAGGCGTACGGGGAGAACGAGGAGCACCCGGTGGCGTCGGTCAAGCACGAGTGTCTGGTTCCGGCGCATCCGGCCCTGACGCTCAGCGCCCATCCCTGCCTGTGTGCGGAAACGTGCTACTCCAGCTACTACGTCCACATCGCCCATCCCGGGACGGCGAGTCTGAGCGCTCCGCCGCTGCCCTGCACGCACAGCCCCTTCTGCCCGCGCGGCCTCTCCGGGTCCAAACTGCTGGCCTCCTCAGGTATCCCGCACCCGGCCTTCTGCGGGTCGGTCGGGTCGCCCTGCTACCGCGAGGCCTGTCGGGTCGGCGGATACGCCTTCAGCGCCGTGCAGCCGGTCGCCAGCAGGACGTGCTCGTTCTCCGGCAACTGCTCCAACTGCAGCCATCCAATCAAAACAG AAGAGGAGCATAGTTGCACGCTCCTCGTTCCACCGGCTCTGCCGCTTTCCGGATGTCCCAGCGTGCCCCGAGTGAACCCGTCCTCCCCGGTCGTCCCGCGTCTTCTGTCCACGATGTCCGACCGCAGGCAGGCAGAAGTCAGACTTAAGGTGGGCAAAGAATGCCCTCAAAACACCAAGCCATCCAACGGCTCGCTCACGATGGGCCACACCAGATCGTCCCGCAAACAACCGACGACGACTCCAGCAAGTGCCAAACATCAGAAGAAGGGGAGCCGGCGACAGGCCACGAACGGGTGGCGTCCGGTCGGAGTCCCTACGGAGAAGGAGGTGTTTGTCGCG GGCGATGACGAGACGGTTCTTCGTCAGTGTTATGAAGGAGTGGAGCGGGACGGAGAGGTGATCAGGGTACGAGACACGGTGCTCTTACGATCCGGACCCCGCAAGAAATCCCTGCCGTACGTGGCCAAGATCTCAGCGCTGTGGGAAGACCCCAGAACAG gagAGCTGATGATGAGTTTGTTTTGGTACTATCGACCTGAGCACACGCAGGGCGGCAGAGATCCCAGCATGCACTGTGAG AACGAGATCTTCGCGTCCCGTCATCAGGATGAGAACAGCGTGGCCTGCATCGAGGACCGATGCTACGTCCTGCCGTTAGCACAGTACTGTAG ATTTTGTGCCTTGGTGAAGCGCCGCTCGGAGGGCGTGTCCGACCGTGCCCAGCCGGTGCCCCGCCCCTCCGACAGCGCCGTCCCCTCCCACCGCCTCGTGCCCGACGGCGTGGACCCGCAGCTGGTGTACCTGTGCCGGCACGTCTACGACTTCCGCTACGGCCGCATCCTCAAGAACCTGCAGTGA